One window from the genome of Castellaniella sp. MT123 encodes:
- a CDS encoding methyl-accepting chemotaxis protein yields MFKRRRGTSRMSHATLGTQLFVAATLMTVLVIVALASIVTWQSRQTAIANVGATNRMGLEDYDRILQLIYNIGKERSKSLYPVLIRYLGGVPEPTGQTENGMPVLAAGGKSFNGNRALMRSVTGMTTELYARTQKGWMRIASAYQDEPDHALGQILNPADPIAQALDHGVTVDVPDLVDRKWHLVTTNPLKSTDGTIYGGIVDRLDISAQIDPVLKDLTAALLADHGQLFVIRPTLDKTDWVRVAGQFGKPGDLLSVGNPPDDFATMNQAFRSAPIGAQEVYVTRQPIFLSWKTIPNWNWVIYGFGPVDDYLADSNRQMWVQLGLMLAGTLLIALSIFWLARRTLRPVHEVVTGMQRLGNGDLGQAVPDSPPDSHNEAHLLLNSLRSTQDALRRMIRQVRHSVGEIHTGAQEIAAGNTDLSSRTEEQAASLQETAASMEQLAAAVRQNADHARQADQLATGASATAQRGELAVDGMVATMRRITESSARITDIIGVIDGIAFQTNILALNAAVEAARAGEQGKGFAVVASEVRALAQRSAEAAREIKQLIETTSQEIQSGSQQAGQAGTTMQEVLTAVERVTHIMGEIASASHEQSTGIDQVNLAITQMDQVTQQNAVLVEEAAAAADSLSGQADHLADTVAVFRTGDGDTLASLPVLPSAAPDRAVPKMDPAFSRLPAAC; encoded by the coding sequence ATGTTCAAGCGACGTCGCGGCACCAGCCGCATGTCCCATGCCACCCTCGGTACGCAGCTGTTCGTGGCCGCCACGCTCATGACCGTTCTGGTCATAGTGGCCCTGGCGTCCATCGTCACCTGGCAAAGCCGCCAGACAGCCATCGCCAACGTCGGCGCAACCAACCGGATGGGCCTGGAAGACTACGATCGCATCCTCCAGCTGATCTACAACATCGGCAAAGAACGCAGCAAATCCCTCTATCCCGTCCTGATCCGCTACCTGGGCGGCGTTCCCGAACCCACGGGCCAGACCGAAAACGGCATGCCGGTCCTCGCCGCCGGGGGCAAATCATTCAACGGCAATCGCGCGCTGATGCGCAGCGTCACCGGCATGACGACCGAACTGTATGCCCGCACCCAAAAGGGCTGGATGCGAATCGCCAGCGCATACCAGGACGAGCCCGACCATGCTCTGGGACAGATCCTGAATCCCGCCGATCCCATTGCCCAGGCACTGGATCACGGCGTCACCGTGGACGTACCCGATCTGGTGGACCGGAAATGGCACCTGGTGACCACCAACCCGCTCAAGAGCACGGATGGAACCATCTATGGCGGCATCGTCGACCGCCTGGACATCAGCGCGCAAATCGACCCCGTCCTGAAAGACCTGACCGCCGCCCTGCTGGCGGACCATGGACAGCTCTTCGTTATCCGTCCCACGCTGGACAAGACGGACTGGGTCCGGGTTGCCGGCCAGTTCGGCAAGCCCGGCGACCTGCTCAGCGTCGGCAATCCACCCGACGATTTTGCCACCATGAACCAGGCTTTCCGCAGCGCACCCATCGGCGCCCAGGAGGTCTACGTCACGAGACAACCGATCTTCCTGTCCTGGAAAACCATCCCCAACTGGAACTGGGTGATCTACGGCTTCGGCCCGGTCGACGATTACCTGGCCGACAGCAACCGCCAGATGTGGGTTCAGCTGGGCCTGATGCTGGCCGGTACGCTGCTGATCGCCCTGTCGATCTTCTGGCTGGCCCGCCGCACACTGCGGCCTGTGCATGAGGTCGTCACCGGCATGCAACGACTGGGCAATGGCGATCTCGGTCAAGCCGTCCCCGACAGCCCACCGGATAGCCACAACGAAGCGCATCTGTTGCTCAACAGCCTGCGCAGCACCCAGGATGCCTTGCGGCGGATGATCCGCCAGGTGCGCCACAGCGTCGGCGAGATCCATACCGGGGCCCAGGAAATCGCGGCCGGCAACACGGATCTGTCGAGCCGCACGGAAGAGCAGGCGGCATCCCTGCAGGAAACCGCCGCCAGCATGGAACAGCTGGCGGCGGCCGTACGTCAGAACGCCGACCATGCCCGCCAGGCCGACCAGCTCGCGACGGGGGCCTCGGCCACCGCGCAGCGGGGCGAACTGGCGGTCGATGGCATGGTCGCCACCATGCGGCGCATCACCGAAAGCTCCGCGCGCATCACCGACATCATCGGGGTCATCGACGGAATCGCCTTCCAGACCAATATCCTGGCACTGAATGCGGCCGTTGAAGCCGCCCGCGCCGGCGAACAGGGCAAAGGCTTTGCCGTCGTGGCCAGCGAAGTCCGCGCACTCGCCCAGCGTTCGGCCGAGGCAGCACGCGAAATCAAGCAGCTGATTGAAACCACCTCGCAGGAAATCCAGTCCGGCTCGCAGCAGGCGGGCCAGGCCGGTACCACGATGCAGGAAGTCCTCACCGCGGTGGAACGCGTCACCCACATCATGGGCGAAATTGCCTCGGCATCGCACGAACAGTCCACCGGCATCGACCAGGTGAATCTGGCCATCACCCAGATGGACCAGGTGACCCAGCAAAACGCGGTGCTGGTGGAAGAAGCGGCTGCCGCAGCCGATTCGTTGAGCGGCCAGGCCGACCACCTGGCCGACACCGTGGCGGTCTTCAGGACTGGGGATGGCGATACCCTGGCGTCCCTGCCTGTGCTGCCGTCCGCCGCGCCAGACCGCGCCGTCCCCAAAATGGACCCGGCGTTCAGCCGCCTGCCCGCAGCTTGCTGA